AGGTGCGCGCCCGTGATTCCGAACTTGATGCAGACGGTCGCGACCGTCACGAGGCCGCCGCCCGCGGCCATGCGCAGCATCTTCAGATATTCGGCGCGGCCGCGCGAGATGTAGTGCTCGCCCGTGTCCGCGTTCGTCTCGACGAGCTTGCGCGCGAACAGGGCGAAGTTGCTGCGCACGAGGTGCGACACGCTCTGGCTGTTCTGGTTCGCGTCGACGAGCTCGGCCGTCAGGCGCGCGAGGCCGCGCAGGTCGTCGCGCGCCATCCACGCGTTCAGCAGCGTCTCCGCGCGCAGGATGCGCATGCGCATGCGCTCGACCTGGAACACGATGTCGACCGATACGCCGTTGCGGTACAGGTGCGAGAACACGTCGTCGATCGACACGCGGCACTCGTCGAGCAGCACGCGCAGATAGTTGACCTCGTGCAGCAGCTTGCTCGCGTCGCCGCCGTCGTCGAGCGCGGCCTGCGCGGTCTCGACGGCGAGCATCGCGCGCGTGAGCCGGTAGAACGGCTGCGCCTCGAGCGGCGTGCGCGCATCCTCGTCGGACAGGCGGCTGCGCACCGTCTGCGACAGGCCCGTCGAGCTGATCTGGCAGGTGAGGTTGTGCAGCGCGGCGAGCAGGTCGCGCGAGAACGAGCCGGGCTGGTGGCGCTCCTTGTCGGTCACGTCGAACGCGAACAGATCGGCCAGGCGCGCGAGCAGATCGTCGGGCAGCGCGTCGATCCACTGCGCGTCGGCCGGCGACGGAAACATCAGCGTGAAGAGCGCGGCGAGCTCGCGGCGGTTCGGCGCGGGCGGGATCAGCGACGAATCGATCCGTTCGACGAGCGCGCCGAAGAAGCCCGAATGCACGGGCATCCCCGCGTCGCACAACAGCGAGATGCCGTCGCTTTCGCGCAGCACGCCGCGCAGCAGGCGCGCGACGTTCGTCTTCCATTCGGGATTGCGGTCGAGCACGTGGAACACGTAGCGCAGCCGCGCGTGCGCGGTGAACGTGCGCTCGCCGGACTCGGCCTGCGAGGGGGCGGCGGCCATCGCGCCGTCGCGATGCAGCCAGTGCGCGAGCTCGATCAGCCATTCGGCGCGCTCCGCGTAAGGCGCGTCGGCGTCGGCCGTCGCGAGGAGCGCGTCGAGCTGATGACTTGCGCTGCGCGACGCGCGCCACTTCTTGATCAGGGTCGTCAGGGAATCGAACATAAGCGGAATATCGGGCGCCCCTACGGGCAGGGTTCTGTGGGGATGCTGCGCAAACCGGCGGCGCGGCGCAAGGGGCGGCTCGCGCGCGGCGGCTTGGGCGATCGTGCAGCCGTTCTGGCGCCGCGGCGCTCTTCGAATGCGCGGCGCCGCGGCGCGCGGCGCGATGACGGACCGGCACGGTGGTCCGGGACGACGGCGGGGCGGCGCCGCTTCGCGCGCATGATGGCCCCGGCCCGCCGGAAGGTGCGTAGGATCGTCAATCGACGCGAAAAACGCAAGGCGACTGTCGGCAGCGGCGTCGGTTCCTCAGTCGAATCGAAAAACAATGTCAAACGGGGCACGGGGCACACGGATTTCGGGCTTCCGGGCCTTCGGGCCACCCGGCGGCCGGGCGCGGGCGCTGGGTCGAGCGGGCCGACAGACGGACCGACAGACGGACCGACGGGCGCGGCTTCCTGCCGGGTTCGGCGCGCCGAGGAAACGCCGGGCCGCGGACGCCCGTCGGGGCGGCCCGACCGGCTCGGCGATGGCTGGGGCGGGCGATCTGCGGCGATCGGCCGCGCCCGCGGCTTCCGGCTGTCGACCGAGCGACTTGCGCCGCTTCCGCCAGCTCCACCGCCGTTATCCCACCGCCGCTATCCGTCGGACCGATCGGATCATACGGCGCTGCCGCTGCCGCTGCCGCTGCCGAGTCCGTCCGCGCGCGCCGATCGCGCGTGTTCCCCGGCGGCCCGCACCGGCGTCACGGCGGCCGGCGCGGGCGTCACCGCGCGTCGCCGCCATGCTGCGATTCCGCCGCCGCCGCGGCCGGCCCCGCCGGACAGCGCGCGACGGGAGGCGCGAGTGCGGCCGAATCGTCGGCCGCCGCATGTTTTGGCGCAGCCGACGCCTTTTTCGCCGCCGCGCCGTTCGTCGCGTCATTCGCGCGCGCGGCCGCGATCGCGCGCACGCCGGCCGCGATCTGGTCGGCCAGCGCGCCGATCGCCCGCCGATGGCCCGCGACAAGCGCGTCGTAGCCCGCCTGCACCGGCTCGACGACGTCGGTGCGGCAGGTCATCACCGCCTGGCTCGGCAGCGCGCGCACGCTCCAGACGGCCGCGAGCGCCGCGTGCCTGCCCGGCCACGACTCGAAGCGCTGGACGTTCACGCTGACCCGGTAGACGGGCACGCCCGCCGGATACGCGGCGTTCGCGACGTCGATCGTGTCGAGCCGTCGCGTGAGCGCCGACGATAGCGCGCGGCGGATCTCGTCGGCGGGCTGCGATGCCCAGCGCTCTTGCTCGAGCACGTCGACCTGCGCGGCGTTTTTTTGCACGACGAACTGATTCTTCGCGACCTGCTCCGGCACGTCGACGGCCGGCACCTGGATCAGGAACGCGGGATTCGCGCTGACGGTCCGTGCGGCGCCGGCGCCGGCGCCGGCGGCCGTCGCGTCGAGCGTATAGAAGTGTGCGGGCGGCGACGACGAGCAGGCCGCGAGCGTGGCCGCCGCGGTAACGGCAGCCGCGGCAGCCGCGGCGCGCGAAACACGCGCCGGTTGGAGCGAGCGTGCGGTCATTTCTGATCTCCTGGTTTGCCTTTCAGCAGCGATTCGGGATGCCGTTCGAGGTAGTCGGCGAGCGCGTTGAGCGACTGCAGCGTGCGCGTGAGCTCCTTCAGCGCGCCGCGCACGTCCGATTGCAGCGGCGAATCCTGCTGCAGCGTCGCTTCCGCGGTCGTGAACGTCTGCTTCGCCGCGGACAGCGTGTCGCGCGCCTCGGGCGCGACTTCCGTGTCGAGCCGCTTGAACAGCTTGTCCGCGTTCGCAAGCGCGCTGTTCAGGTTCGTGCCGATCTGGTCGAACGGCACCTTGTCGAGCTTCTTCGCGATGTCGGCGACCTGCAGCTGCAGTTCGTCGAGCGTGTTCGGCACGGTCGGCAGCTCGACCGGCTCGCGGGCGAGATCGATCTTCGCGGGCGCGGCCTTCGGGAAGAAGTCGAGCGCGACGTACAGCTGGCTCGTCAGCAGGTTGCCCGTGCGCAGCTGGCCGCGCAGCCCGTGCTGGACGAGCCGCGACAGCATCTCGCGCCGCGCCGCGTAGCCCTTGTCCTGCGCCGCCTCGCGGAACTTCCGGCCGAGCCGGTCGGGGTAGACGTTCATCGTCACCGGCATCGTGAAGTTCTTCGTCTTCGGATCGAAATCGATGCCGATGTTCGTCACCTGGCCGAGCACGATGCCGCGGAAGTCGACGGGCGCGCCCACCGACAGCCCGCGCAGCGACTGATTGAAGTTCATCACGACCTGCACCGGCTCGCCGTCCGGCTCGCGCATCGCGTCGCCTTCGTCGGCGCCCAGGCGGAACGTCATGTTGTTCGGCGCGGGCGAGCCGGCTGTCTGGTTCGGCGGCGACTGGAACGCGATGCCGCCGAGGATCACCGTCGCGAGCGACTGCGTGTTCAGCTTGAAGCCGCT
Above is a window of Burkholderia thailandensis E264 DNA encoding:
- a CDS encoding intermembrane transport protein PqiB, translating into MNRPQGPQHDPNAAPPTPPGGEPPVLPEPVITRRSGWLPSLVWLVPLVAALIGIGLVVKSVLERGPEVTISFKSAEGLEPGKTQVKYKDVEIGMVKTIKLSKDLSHVLVEVQLKKEAENFAVKGTRFWVVRPRIGATGVSGLGTLLSGAYIGVDAGRSEETEKSFTGLETPPAVTGDQKGTQYVLRGDSLGSIDIGSPVYYRRVQVGQVVGFSLDKDGTGVTFRVFVNAPYDQYVGLNSRWWQASGVDLRLDSSGFKLNTQSLATVILGGIAFQSPPNQTAGSPAPNNMTFRLGADEGDAMREPDGEPVQVVMNFNQSLRGLSVGAPVDFRGIVLGQVTNIGIDFDPKTKNFTMPVTMNVYPDRLGRKFREAAQDKGYAARREMLSRLVQHGLRGQLRTGNLLTSQLYVALDFFPKAAPAKIDLAREPVELPTVPNTLDELQLQVADIAKKLDKVPFDQIGTNLNSALANADKLFKRLDTEVAPEARDTLSAAKQTFTTAEATLQQDSPLQSDVRGALKELTRTLQSLNALADYLERHPESLLKGKPGDQK
- a CDS encoding site-specific recombinase — protein: MFDSLTTLIKKWRASRSASHQLDALLATADADAPYAERAEWLIELAHWLHRDGAMAAAPSQAESGERTFTAHARLRYVFHVLDRNPEWKTNVARLLRGVLRESDGISLLCDAGMPVHSGFFGALVERIDSSLIPPAPNRRELAALFTLMFPSPADAQWIDALPDDLLARLADLFAFDVTDKERHQPGSFSRDLLAALHNLTCQISSTGLSQTVRSRLSDEDARTPLEAQPFYRLTRAMLAVETAQAALDDGGDASKLLHEVNYLRVLLDECRVSIDDVFSHLYRNGVSVDIVFQVERMRMRILRAETLLNAWMARDDLRGLARLTAELVDANQNSQSVSHLVRSNFALFARKLVETNADTGEHYISRGRAEYLKMLRMAAGGGLVTVATVCIKFGITGAHLQSMLEGLLAGINYAASFMLMHFLHFTLATKQPAMTAPTIARELDGTGHEEGVKQFVSSVIALIRTQAAAICGNVLVVLPVCFAVQMFASGVLHANLISPEKAHATLKSFSLFGPTPVYAALTGVLLWASSLLAGWADNWFVLHRVGDALAYNRRLRITLGVAGAAKLAHFCRSNVAGVVGNVGLGLMLGLVPAIVSAFAFSFEVRHVTLSAGSIGVALGVLGKETLRSAELWWAVAGVFSMAILNVAVSFALAFTMAVRSRSLRPTKVRALVAAIGRAALARPASLVWPPRGAGGAAGESRAH
- a CDS encoding PqiC family protein, which translates into the protein MTARSLQPARVSRAAAAAAAVTAAATLAACSSSPPAHFYTLDATAAGAGAGAARTVSANPAFLIQVPAVDVPEQVAKNQFVVQKNAAQVDVLEQERWASQPADEIRRALSSALTRRLDTIDVANAAYPAGVPVYRVSVNVQRFESWPGRHAALAAVWSVRALPSQAVMTCRTDVVEPVQAGYDALVAGHRRAIGALADQIAAGVRAIAAARANDATNGAAAKKASAAPKHAAADDSAALAPPVARCPAGPAAAAAESQHGGDAR